The Terriglobia bacterium genome contains the following window.
CACGCCAGCGTGATGATTGCGAACACAACACGAAGTGCAGTTCTCACGACTGTTCTCCGGCGGGGGAATGTGCCGACCTTCCTGAGACTATCTGCTCGGCGCAAAAGTATGCAGCCGCAATTCGGCCTAGTGAACTCCGGGTTCTGCCCTTATTTCCCATCCGGCAAACTACTTAACCCCGAACTAAACAAGAGAAGCGCAGTGCCGCAGGACGCCATGGAATACAAGGAGATAGTCACATTTTCCCGAGCCAGGTGATGTGGCTTGGGAGCTTGCCCAATGCAGGAGGGTGAAACCGGGCCTTGCACAGGCATCAGGGCTTTTACCGAGGCGCTTTGGGGATATTCGCTGCGACTGAGATTGGCTTACGAAGCAGCGCTCATGTCGCCGGACTCCGGCAAAGCACGCTTTGGTCCGCGCTTCTTGATCAGCAGAACGCGAATGCGCTCCAGCAATTCGGCCGGAGAATACATGCCCTTGGGAAGGAAGACATCGGCGACGGTGTCGCGCTCGTAGCCTTTTACCGTGCCGGAAAAGAGAATCGCCGGCGTCATCGGTGACTGCTTCTTGACCCGAGCGATCAGTTCCGCGCCATCGAGTCCCGGCATAACAAGGTCGCTGAGGATCAGGTCGATGCCACCCTGGTGGAAAATCCGCAGTGCTTCCTCCGCGTTCGTGCAGGTCACGACACGATAGCCACGCGTCTCCAGCATCACTTTTCGTATGGAGAGCGACTGCTCGTTATCGTCGACACAGAGGATCGTACGTTTAGGCTTCATCGATTTTCCTGAACTTGCCGGACGCACGCGGTGGGTTCGTGGCGTAGTTATTTGTGCGAACTGCATAGTAGCCAGAGAATCGTACTCTGGCAAGCGCCGAATGTGACTCGGAAAATAAAAAAGTAAGGTCCGAGAATTCCCGCGACGCGAGCGTTCTTATGCTATCCCCAAAACCGCTTCGCCCCGAAATACCTGCACCGCGCTTCCCCCAATGCGCACGTCTACCACGAAGTCATTCTCGCGCTTTGCGCGCATGTAAATCTTGCTCGGCCGCAGCATCTCGATGCCTTGCTCAATCATCCCCTGCTTCTCGCTCGCCAGGACTCCGTGGCGCACCGCCCAACCCGTGCAGCAGCCCGCAGCCGAACCCGTCGCTGGGTCTTCGCCGTTGTAGAAAATCATCCTCGCGTGCAATGTTGCCTCGCGATCGATTGTCTCCCGACACACCAGGTAAAAAAACTTCGCGTCGGTCCGCTTCAAATACTCCGCCGCTTTGGGCCAGTAGAGGGAAAACGTCTGCAGTGTCTTCAGCGAACGCAATGGCACGATTGCGAATGCCATGCCCGTCGAAACTGTCTGCACCGGCGCCGAAGGATCCAGTTCGCTCACTTCGAGTCCGAGGGCCTTTGCCGCCGTTTCGGGATCATGAATCTGTCCGAACACGGGGTCCTTCTGCCGCATTTCGCCGAAGACCAGTCGTCCATTGTCGCGCCGGAACTCCAGCGGAATCTTCCCCACCGGAAGGTCCAGCGTAACAGCGTCCACGCCGCGGCTCGCCGCCAGGTACCACCCCGTACCGAGCGTCGGATGCCCCGCAAATCGCAACTCCTCCTGAGTCGTGAAGATGCGCACCTTCACGCCTTCCGCGGCTTCCACTTCGGCCGCACGCGGAAGAATGAAAGTCGTCTCCGAAAGATTCGTCTCGCGGGCCAGCGCCTGCATCTCTTCCGAGGAGAGCCCGGTGGCATCGGTGAAGACCGCCAACTGGTTTCCCTCCAGCGGACGCGAAGCGAAAACATCCATCTGCACGTAAGAAAAGTGTCGGTCTGCCATCTCTTCAGACTATTCCGCGCCGGCAAGATTCTCAATCTGCAAATCTGCACCTAGACACTGACTCGCACGACGCCGTGTTCTTCCCCCCAAACCTGCGCTGACGCACTAACGTCGCCTTCACCCGATGTTGTAAATTATTTAGATCGAATGCGGAAGCGCATGGGATCCGGTGATCCTCCCGGTCTTCAAAACCGGCGCGAGGCATCTTCGCGATGTCTTGGGTGTGTTCGACTCGCACACGCTTCCGCCAAATTTCAAGGGGTTAGCTGGGGCTGCAATCAGTTCCGCAATCAGTTTGCGGCAGGGGGCTCAAGGCCAACCTAGCAACTTTTGAGCTTGCCTGTTCCATCTCGTCCGTCACCACGTCGCCGTACACGTTCATGGTGGTTCGGATGTCCGCGTGACGCATTAGCTTTTGCTGCACGGCAACAGTCGTACCCACAGCATCCAGCCAAGAGCGGTAGGTGTGCCGCATAACGTGAGTGCTCACGCCGATCACACCCGAAACCTTCCCCGCCTTCTTGTATGCATCATTGAGACTGTCAGCAGAATATGGACGGCGGCCAACACTGGCCGGTGATGCGAATACCCAATCATCGGCTGCCTTAAACTCCGTCTCTTGCTTCCACGCTTTCAGAACATCCAACATCTCCGCATCGATAGGCAAAGCCCGATCCGAGTATTCGGTCTTTGTTTCACCTACTCGCTGCCGGACGATGCTGCGTTGAATGCGAAGGGACCCATTAAGCCAATCCACGTCTGACCATTTCAACCCGAGTGTTTCCGATATTCGCAATCCGAAACATACGCAGGTCAATGCCATCGTCCGGAAAGGCTCTTCCAAGCGCTCAAGCAGTCTACGGAATTCCTCCACAGTCAGACTGCGCGGCTTACGCACCCGCTTGGATGCGCCCGGAATTGTTACAAGGCTCATGGGGTTGCGAGCCGTGGGAACATCTCCGCGCCACATTGCGAAGTCCCATAGCAGCCCAATTAAGAAGCGGATAGATGACCGGCTTCGCGGGGTGAGGTTCAATGACATTAGCCACAGCTCTACAGGCCGCGCCTGCAGCTCAGTGATCGATGAAGCACCCCAACGCGGTTGCACGTAGAGACGTAACCACACATCGTATGACCGCCGCGTGCTGTAGCGTTTCGGCATCTTCTCTGCCCGATACTGCTCTATCAATGTGGCGACGGTTGGCACTCCCGCCACGGGCTCTTTCTTAAGTGAATTTCGGAGAAGCTCTGCGGCCCGCCGCGCATCCCCTTTCTTGGGAAAGTCGCGCAGTGCGCCGATCGTTCGTGTTCTTCTGCTTCCGTTTTCGCAGAACAGGAAATTCCAGACCTTCCGACGTTTGTCGAAGACGACACTTCCTTGTTGATACCGTGCTCGCTTCACTTTTCCACTCCTTTCGTAACGAGCACAGACGGCGGAGTGGAGCATAGCACGTCTAGGTCTTGCCCCAAGAGGGCGGCATCCAAATCGGCTTTCCTAAACCTCCAGACGCGGCGCTTAGTCCCAGAGAGCGGATAGCCTCGATACTTCTTTTCTCTAACCCAAAGCAGCAATGTCCGGGGTTTTACCTTCAGGTAGCTGGCCGCTTCCTCAGCAGTCAACCATTCCTCGTCTGCCAGCCCGATAACTCTCTGCATTATTCCTGCGCTTCGCATGTCTGCGGATGCCCCTCACACTTTGTCGTAGGCTGCAGCGACAGCGTAGCCGTTGCGTGTCGTCGCGTCTCACCTAACTTCGCTTGAAAACCGCGAGAGTGGAACCGCGTTTTGGTTGCCGATTGGTGGCGTTTAGGTGGGAGTGCCTAAGACTTATTCGGCTTGGGATACTTGCTAATATAATCGCGAATGTTCTTTGCAGCTTCAGGATGCGGCTTACGCTTGCCCCTCTCCCACTCGCAGACGGCCTTGTGATCGTATCCTATCTCTTCAGCCGCTTTCCGTTGTGAATGACCAGCCCGAAGGCGGGCGGCGCGAAGTTCTTCTCTAAGACTTTCATCGGACAGAACATCCGGTGATGAATGCCCTTCGATTTCGAGTTTCTTGGCAGCAAATCTAAGAATGTCGTTGGCCCGCGCCAGATGTTCAAATCTGAAATCCAGCAGCACGTCGGTTCCATCAGGCCTGTAGGCACTTGCACTGCTGGAGGCTTCTTCGTAATCGTCCACCTTAAACTCGAAACCTTGCCGAATGCGTCGAAATTCCGAAACTGCGGCTGGAATCTTGTCTTCGAGCAGCGAAAGGCAGTATTCCGCTCTACCTATCCAGTCGTGGATTTGAGCCGAGGATGTACCCGCACTTCCATCAGAGATTTTGCTGCCTGCAGCGATCAGGTGTTCTATCTCTTTCAGCAGTTGCGCGTAAGACTTGCCGGACAACTGCGTCTCCATCGCCTCGTCTTGCGGCCCTGATTCAGGCATTCAGTAAATGAGAATAGCATTTGCCCAACCCCTCGGTCAGGTTGAAAGCAGCTTTGGCGTTTGCGTATGTTGAACCACTCGACCAAACGTGTCAATTTGTCAATTACCGCTGGAGATGCAACTGGTTGCAGCGACGACTCTCCGGCGTCTCCACTTCCCTTTAATGAAGGGTACGGAATGAGGCACAAGCATTTTGGGGGCTGGGGAAGACCTATTCTAGGTACGGAGGGGTAACGAGGATTAGTCACCAGCTGCAAACTGTGAACACAGGGCGCCCGCACGAGAATGATTGCGGTACGTTTTCCAAGTTGGCTGATAGGTATCGTCAGCCTGATTGCCCCAACACACCCACCCTTCTCGTTCGCCTCGGGCGAACAGTTCCAGATATGGACCCCGACTACACGCTTCCAGAATTCGATATTGTTCGTCAGGTTTTCGGGAATGCTCGCGCTTTCTGCTGGAGAGATAGTTGACTTGCGTCCTACCCGCCTTAAGCGTCCGAGCGTTCTTTCCGCGAATGCCAAAAAGAAGTAGTTCAGTGACATTGCGGAAATAGAATCCAACACCACGGCCATCAGACCCGCCATCTTTCCGGATCTTATGCCACACGAGATTGCTCTTGTATTGGAAGCCCCAAGCGTTCAGCACCTCGATGCCCCAAGGGAGAAGGGCATTGGGCACCCATAAATAGAGGTGGCACACTTCATCAGCAGCCTCCATTACCGGGAGGGTTTTGATCTCATCGAAGGTGAGCGTCGCGTATCGAGACAGCCGCTTATGTTCTGGCGCAATCTTGCCTGTTCTGTTCTGAAACTGCCACGGTGGGTCGACCAATATGGTTCCAAATTTCCTTCCGGCTAGAAATCTATTCAGATCGTCAGCTGCGTTCATTGTTCTTCTCCCGTCGGTTGAAACTGAAATGGCTGTTGTTGCAGTCTGGTTCTCGTCCGACGCAGTGCTTCGGCCCGGTCTGGGCGTGGCTTTCGTAGTCGCCCGGGCTCATGTCCGCTCATGTCAACATCAAACCGTGGCAGTCCGATATCTCTGATAAACGCTCCGGCGGTGTCAAGCGACGCAAATAGCCGAATCGCACCCCGAGTCGTAGCGAGAGTCCGCTCTCCAGTTGCAAACCGCAAGGAAACCGAAAACCCCTTCGCTTGGCCGGTTACGGTGGCTACTACATTTGGCGATGCCTGTATCAACTCCCGGAGGACTGGTTCTTTGATGGTGCTATTCGGTTCCATCGAGTCGGATAATAACATTGATAGCTGTGCAAAATACGAAAAGATACGCGCAAATAACGTTAACTGCTGTTATCGCCCAATCGGATCAATTCGGTTGCAGTGTGGGCGAATGAATAGCGAAAGTCAACTGGAAATGATCAGTCTGCTGGCAGCGCAGATTCCCGACATGTGATACGCATCGTCTGTTTGAGCCGCACTAGCTTTGAGGTTCTCTGGAGGTGGTCAGCTCTCAACGCCCTTCCAAATCGCGGATTCTGAGATTCTTGTGTCGGCTTGCAGCTTCCTGTACAACTCAGATTGGCCGCTCGTTCCCGGCTTAAAGCGATCTGGAGTAAAGTCATCGCTTTCAAGCTTGACTCGGTCAAATATGGCTTTGAATTCGGCTGTAGGAATGACCATATCGCGAGCCACGGTGAGATATGCTAGAGGCAAAAACCTCATCAAAGCTCTGTAACCCGTTGTACGATTTAGGACGATTCCAGTCCTCTTCAGCTCCCACGCTTCTGGCCAGCGTTGAGCGACTGCAGTGAAGTAGTTCCACATAACACGAGCAATCTCGGCATCTCGCTCCTGTACGAACAAATTGCGGAAGATCAGTTTCTTCACCCGCACAGCATCTGGCGGTATTTCAGGTAGGGTCTTACCTCTCTTGAGCAGGTCGCGATCTTCCATAGCTGTGATGTCATTGCTTGTGATGTATCGAATTAGTGGTTGAATGAACGCCGCCTGCGTGAGGCTCTCATTCGGGTGACCTGTGGCTGTGCCCAATATCATGATCCGCCTGAAAAAGGGGCTCCCTTCACGAGTATTGAGAAGTCGAGCAATGTTATGGCAGGTCTTTTGTGGGCTTCGTGTCTCCGCAAATTCATAAAGGTCGAACACAAGGGACTTACTGACCGGTGTCTGTTTCAGATTGATCGTCGCGAAGAGTAACGCTTGATCCTCCATATCCATATCAACAAACATTGTGACGTTAAGTTGAAATGTCGGACCCTCGTATGCGACTAATCCTTGAATGCGGTGTTGACCGTCGATGATTTTGGCCACATTCCCGTCATTCCTAATCCTCATCACATGGGTTCGTTCGTCATACTCCGCGTCATCAGCATTTATCGCGATGATTATTCCGGTTGGGAACGAAGCATCCACACTGTTGACATATTTTTGGAGTTCCTCAACACGCTTGTTGGAAAGTGGACGTTGTATCCCGGAAATTATCTCGATGTCCCGTTCGCCCTTCTCTATTCGTCTCCGATCCGCGAAGGAGATCCTCACGAGATCATGGCAATCGATTGCACCAATGTAGAACTTGCCGATTGGCTGCACCAATTCAATGCATGAAACGGTAATCCACTGCTCCGTCGGAGTCATTGAGGATTCTCTAAACTGTCGAAGTCATCCGACAGCTTCTTTTCCTTTTGCTTAGCTATACCCCTGACATTTGGGCTTATCCGCTGCTGATCAAGCAAAAAGACCAGAAACGAAAAAAACAGACTGAACGTCAACAATCCCAAAGAAAATCGCACGATGAACTCGTTGTTGACCGTGGCTGGCAAGCTTAGGAGATTCGCTGTCTTGATTGCCGCGTATAGTGCAATGGAACTCAT
Protein-coding sequences here:
- a CDS encoding site-specific integrase → MKRARYQQGSVVFDKRRKVWNFLFCENGSRRTRTIGALRDFPKKGDARRAAELLRNSLKKEPVAGVPTVATLIEQYRAEKMPKRYSTRRSYDVWLRLYVQPRWGASSITELQARPVELWLMSLNLTPRSRSSIRFLIGLLWDFAMWRGDVPTARNPMSLVTIPGASKRVRKPRSLTVEEFRRLLERLEEPFRTMALTCVCFGLRISETLGLKWSDVDWLNGSLRIQRSIVRQRVGETKTEYSDRALPIDAEMLDVLKAWKQETEFKAADDWVFASPASVGRRPYSADSLNDAYKKAGKVSGVIGVSTHVMRHTYRSWLDAVGTTVAVQQKLMRHADIRTTMNVYGDVVTDEMEQASSKVARLALSPLPQTDCGTDCSPS
- a CDS encoding MT-A70 family methyltransferase — its product is MNAADDLNRFLAGRKFGTILVDPPWQFQNRTGKIAPEHKRLSRYATLTFDEIKTLPVMEAADEVCHLYLWVPNALLPWGIEVLNAWGFQYKSNLVWHKIRKDGGSDGRGVGFYFRNVTELLLFGIRGKNARTLKAGRTQVNYLSSRKREHSRKPDEQYRILEACSRGPYLELFARGEREGWVCWGNQADDTYQPTWKTYRNHSRAGALCSQFAAGD
- a CDS encoding response regulator, giving the protein MKPKRTILCVDDNEQSLSIRKVMLETRGYRVVTCTNAEEALRIFHQGGIDLILSDLVMPGLDGAELIARVKKQSPMTPAILFSGTVKGYERDTVADVFLPKGMYSPAELLERIRVLLIKKRGPKRALPESGDMSAAS
- a CDS encoding helix-turn-helix transcriptional regulator, coding for MSGKSYAQLLKEIEHLIAAGSKISDGSAGTSSAQIHDWIGRAEYCLSLLEDKIPAAVSEFRRIRQGFEFKVDDYEEASSSASAYRPDGTDVLLDFRFEHLARANDILRFAAKKLEIEGHSSPDVLSDESLREELRAARLRAGHSQRKAAEEIGYDHKAVCEWERGKRKPHPEAAKNIRDYISKYPKPNKS
- a CDS encoding PhzF family phenazine biosynthesis protein, with product MADRHFSYVQMDVFASRPLEGNQLAVFTDATGLSSEEMQALARETNLSETTFILPRAAEVEAAEGVKVRIFTTQEELRFAGHPTLGTGWYLAASRGVDAVTLDLPVGKIPLEFRRDNGRLVFGEMRQKDPVFGQIHDPETAAKALGLEVSELDPSAPVQTVSTGMAFAIVPLRSLKTLQTFSLYWPKAAEYLKRTDAKFFYLVCRETIDREATLHARMIFYNGEDPATGSAAGCCTGWAVRHGVLASEKQGMIEQGIEMLRPSKIYMRAKRENDFVVDVRIGGSAVQVFRGEAVLGIA
- a CDS encoding DGQHR domain-containing protein, with amino-acid sequence MTPTEQWITVSCIELVQPIGKFYIGAIDCHDLVRISFADRRRIEKGERDIEIISGIQRPLSNKRVEELQKYVNSVDASFPTGIIIAINADDAEYDERTHVMRIRNDGNVAKIIDGQHRIQGLVAYEGPTFQLNVTMFVDMDMEDQALLFATINLKQTPVSKSLVFDLYEFAETRSPQKTCHNIARLLNTREGSPFFRRIMILGTATGHPNESLTQAAFIQPLIRYITSNDITAMEDRDLLKRGKTLPEIPPDAVRVKKLIFRNLFVQERDAEIARVMWNYFTAVAQRWPEAWELKRTGIVLNRTTGYRALMRFLPLAYLTVARDMVIPTAEFKAIFDRVKLESDDFTPDRFKPGTSGQSELYRKLQADTRISESAIWKGVES